The following are encoded together in the Bradyrhizobium genosp. L genome:
- the acs gene encoding acetate--CoA ligase, with the protein MSDKIYDVSADWAKRAYVDDAKYREMYARSVSDPNGFWAEQAKRVDWIKPFSKVENVSYAPGNISIKWFEDGELNVAWNCIDRHLETRGDQTAIIWEGDDPSESKHITYRQLHDEVCRMANILRTRNVQKGDRVTIYLPMIPEAAYAMLACARIGAIHSVVFGGFSPDSLAQRIKDCESKVVITADEGLRGGKKVPLKANVDAAIEKTGGVDWVVVVKRTGGKIDMNPTRDLWYHEAAEMVTNECPCEPMNAEDPLFILYTSGSTGTPKGVLHTSAGYLVFASMTHQYVFDYHDGDIYWCTADVGWVTGHSYILYGPLANGATTLMFEGVPNYPDNSRFWNVVDKHKVNIFYTAPTAIRALMQSGDDPVKKTSRKSLRLLGSVGEPINPEAWEWYHRVIGDERCPIVDTWWQTETGGILITPLPGATKLKPGSATRPFFGVVPEIVDADGKPLDGETSGNLCLTKSWPGQMRTVYGDHARFEQTYFSTYKNKYFTGDGCRRDADGYYWITGRVDDVINVSGHRMGTAEVESSLVAHEAVSEAAVVGYPHDIKGQGIYAYVTLMKGTEPSEALRKELVAWVRKDIGPIASPDLIQFAPGLPKTRSGKIMRRILRKIAEDEPSSLGDTSTLADPAVVDDLVHNRQNKKGAGA; encoded by the coding sequence ATGTCCGATAAAATCTACGACGTGTCGGCCGACTGGGCCAAGCGCGCCTATGTCGATGACGCCAAATATCGCGAGATGTATGCGCGCTCGGTGTCGGACCCGAACGGATTCTGGGCGGAGCAGGCCAAGCGGGTCGACTGGATCAAGCCCTTCAGCAAGGTCGAGAACGTCTCCTACGCACCCGGCAACATCTCGATCAAATGGTTCGAGGATGGCGAGCTCAACGTCGCCTGGAATTGCATCGACCGCCATCTGGAGACGCGCGGCGACCAGACCGCGATCATCTGGGAAGGCGACGATCCCTCCGAGTCCAAGCACATCACCTATCGGCAGTTGCACGACGAAGTCTGCAGGATGGCCAACATCCTGCGCACGCGGAATGTGCAGAAAGGCGATCGCGTCACGATCTATCTGCCGATGATTCCGGAAGCCGCCTACGCGATGCTGGCCTGCGCGCGGATCGGCGCGATCCATTCGGTGGTGTTCGGCGGCTTCTCGCCGGACAGTCTCGCCCAGCGCATCAAGGACTGCGAGTCGAAGGTCGTCATCACCGCCGACGAAGGCCTGCGCGGCGGCAAGAAGGTGCCGCTGAAGGCCAATGTCGACGCAGCCATCGAAAAGACCGGCGGCGTCGACTGGGTCGTGGTGGTGAAGCGCACCGGCGGCAAGATCGACATGAACCCGACCCGCGACCTCTGGTACCACGAGGCCGCCGAGATGGTCACCAACGAATGCCCGTGCGAGCCGATGAATGCGGAGGATCCGCTGTTCATCCTCTACACCTCAGGCTCGACCGGGACGCCGAAGGGCGTGCTGCACACCTCCGCCGGCTATCTGGTGTTCGCCTCGATGACGCATCAATACGTCTTCGACTATCACGACGGCGACATCTACTGGTGCACCGCCGACGTCGGCTGGGTTACCGGCCACAGCTACATCCTGTACGGCCCGCTCGCCAACGGCGCGACCACGTTGATGTTCGAGGGTGTGCCGAACTATCCGGACAATTCCAGGTTCTGGAACGTGGTCGACAAGCACAAGGTCAACATCTTCTACACCGCGCCGACCGCGATCCGCGCGCTGATGCAGTCGGGCGACGACCCCGTGAAGAAGACCTCGCGCAAATCGCTGCGGCTGCTCGGCTCGGTCGGCGAGCCGATCAACCCGGAGGCCTGGGAATGGTACCACCGCGTGATCGGCGACGAGCGCTGCCCGATCGTCGACACCTGGTGGCAGACCGAGACTGGCGGCATTTTGATCACGCCGCTGCCGGGCGCGACAAAATTGAAACCGGGCTCGGCGACGCGGCCGTTCTTCGGCGTGGTGCCCGAGATCGTCGACGCCGACGGCAAGCCGCTCGACGGCGAGACCTCGGGCAATCTCTGCCTGACGAAGTCGTGGCCGGGCCAGATGCGCACGGTCTATGGCGACCATGCCCGTTTCGAGCAGACCTATTTCTCGACCTACAAGAACAAGTACTTCACCGGCGACGGCTGCCGGCGCGACGCCGACGGCTACTACTGGATCACCGGCCGCGTCGACGACGTCATCAACGTCTCCGGCCACCGCATGGGCACTGCCGAGGTCGAGAGCTCGCTGGTGGCGCATGAGGCGGTGTCGGAGGCCGCGGTGGTCGGCTATCCGCACGACATCAAGGGCCAGGGCATCTACGCCTATGTCACCCTGATGAAGGGCACCGAGCCGAGCGAGGCGCTGCGCAAGGAGCTGGTGGCCTGGGTCCGCAAGGACATCGGCCCGATCGCCTCGCCGGACCTGATCCAGTTCGCGCCCGGCTTGCCGAAGACCCGCTCCGGCAAGATCATGCGCCGCATCCTGCGCAAGATCGCCGAGGACGAACCGTCCAGCCTCGGCGACACCTCGACCCTGGCCGATCCCGCCGTGGTCGATGACCTCGTGCACAACAGGCAGAACAAGAAGGGTGCCGGGGCGTAG
- a CDS encoding DUF2059 domain-containing protein, translated as MLHRLLRVTGLLVVVLSLATPLARAQTAAPAPAPDALAAAKELVITMHLVDQFKALMPAILKSLKPAIVQGRSDVDHDYDTLTPVLLDGFQKRFDELSDAMAVIYASNFTADDLHALSDFYKSPVGKKLLEKTPMVTQQSMLAGQKFGQSVAAELRQRIVEELRKKGHDL; from the coding sequence ATGCTGCATCGCCTGCTCCGCGTCACTGGTCTCTTGGTCGTAGTCCTGTCGCTCGCAACGCCGCTGGCGCGTGCCCAGACCGCGGCACCTGCGCCTGCGCCCGACGCGCTGGCGGCGGCGAAGGAATTGGTCATCACGATGCATCTGGTCGACCAGTTCAAGGCGTTGATGCCGGCGATCCTGAAGAGCCTCAAGCCCGCGATCGTCCAGGGCCGCAGCGACGTCGACCATGACTACGACACGCTGACGCCGGTCCTGCTCGACGGCTTCCAGAAACGGTTCGACGAATTGTCCGACGCCATGGCGGTGATCTACGCCAGCAATTTCACGGCGGACGATCTCCACGCTTTGAGCGATTTCTACAAAAGCCCGGTCGGCAAGAAATTGCTCGAGAAGACGCCCATGGTGACGCAGCAGTCGATGCTCGCGGGCCAGAAGTTCGGCCAGTCGGTCGCCGCGGAATTGCGCCAAAGGATCGTCGAGGAACTGCGCAAGAAGGGCCACGATCTCTGA